The segment TGGTATTTTGTCATAAATGCAGTCTGGCATTGGCCAGATGTGACTTTGCCAACCTCTTTGTTCAGAAAAGAACCACCCTTTCATCTGCTGATCTTCCCAGAATACGTGGTGATGGCCAAATACGTACGCGATGACACCCGCTTTACTTGCTGCTTGTAAAAGCTGTTTAAAGGAAGGCGTCCGTTTACCTAAAGGCTGCTCTTCATTGTCTGTAAACCCTGCAGTGACAATGCCAATAATAGGACCAAGATGAATTTCTAAATGATCATTATGATCAACCGTCCAAACGGAAGCGCTGGGGAGACTTGCAGGGAGAAGAAGAGCTTGCGCTACCCTCTTTGATAAAACGAGTGAATTGTCATGTCTTGTCGACACCTCAACATCTTGTTTAAGATGAGTATGGTAAATAACGGCCGTTTGCTCTTGAGAACGAAGAGGTTTTGGAAGCTGTACAAATAACTGATCAGATGGCTCGACAACGAGTGGAAAAACGTTCTGCATTTCTGCGCCTCCTAATGAACTGAAGTCAAATAGACAATACTTATGCGGCAAGGTATGATGAATGCTATAAACGTATGCAATAGAATGGAAAGTAAGAAGGCTTTTCTTATTGGCGAGGAGGTTGTCTATGGAGATTGTTTTGTTATTTTTACGATGATGATCATCGGCGCGCTTGTTGGTGGGGTGACCAACTTTTTAGCGATAAAAATGCTCTTTCGTCCGTATTACCCTGTTTATCTCGGTTCGTGGAAAATTCCTTTTACGCCCGGATTAATTCCAAAGCGCCGTGAAGAAATGGCGCGTAGCTTCGGTCGGATGGTTGCAACACATTTAATTACACCGCAGCAATTTACCGAACTGCTAAACCAACATGAGCTTCGAGCAAAGATAGAAGAAAAGGGTGCTTCTTTCATTTCAGCAGTATGCCAATCAGAGCGTTCTCCTGAGGAGATAGCCAAGCAATGGGGAGAGGTTTCGCTCGTCTCATCTGTACCTCCCTTTATGGAGCAACATTTGGAGACACGGATGACAGAATGGTGGGAGCTCATACAGAACAAGACACTTGAGGATGCGTTACCTGCTGAAGTCGTTCGACACGTTGACGAAGAAATTCCTAAGGTGGCGGATTTGTTATTACATGAGGGAGTTCGTTGGTTAGAAGGTGATGAGGGCCGTCGAGAAATTGGTAAAGCTGTTGACGACTTTTTTGCGTCGCGCAATCAATGGCTTGGGATGATGCAAATGTTTATTGGACAAGATCGTATTGAGGATAAAATTCAGCATGAACTCGTTCGTTTTCTCAGACGGGAGCAATCGCGGCCTATGGTAGAAAAGATATTGCATAAAAAATGGCGTGAAATAAAAACGCAGCAAATCTGTGAGCTCGTCCGTTGGCTGCCAGCCTCTAAAATGCCTCAAGTGGCGGACATTGCACGCTTTGCCGTCAAGCGCTTAGCTATTGAAAAGACGTTACAGACGCCGCTCTACAAATTGATTGATGCGGAGATGGAAGCCAAGCTCCAGCAGCTTTGGGTTCAAGCATGTCCACGCTTCATTAATCAAGCAGGTGTGTATGTTGAGCGCATATTTAACACGCTGCGTCTAGATGAAATTGTAGAAAAACAAGTGGCGTCGTTTCCGGTTGAGCGACTGGAAGAGCTCGTTTTAAGCATATCGAAACGGGAATTTTCTATGATTACCTATCTCGGTGCATTTCTTGGCGGATTAATTGGTTTATTGCAGGCAGGCATTGTACTTCTTTTCCCTTTTTGATCGTTCATCCTATACCTTGACGTATTCTTTTGTTACGATGGGAACATCTCGTTTTTTTTGGAGGGAATATGATGGCAAATATGTATGATGAAGCGTATAATCTTGAGAAAGCAATCCGAGGAAGTGAAGAATTTCAAAAGCTATCAGAGCTTTACGAACAGCTACAGGCTGATGAAATGGCTAAAAAGCTTTTTGATAACTTCCGTCAAGTTCAAATGGATTTGCAACAAAAGCAAATGCAAGGAGAAGAAATTACTCAAGAAGATATCGAACAAGCCCAAAAGCAGGCTCAGCTTGTGCAACAGCACGATCTTATTTCTAAAGTCATGGAAGTGGAACAACGTCTTTCCCAGTCGTTGACAGACATTAATAAAATTATTATGAAGCCTCTCGAAGAGCTATACGGAACAATGGAATCTTAAGATATAAACAAGCTAAAAAGCAGTAAGCACATATAGAGGCTTACTGCTTCTTTTTTTATTCTAAAATGCATCATGGATGTCAGGGTTGTTCTAGTCTTATGCTCAAGGGCATATATTATATAAGACAATTGAAAGGGGAGGAGCATGACAATGGTCTATCGACTACTGGCTTTAAATGTAGATGGCACGCTCCTAAAGTCAAATGGGCGCCTGACCAAGCAAACAAAAGAGGCGATTCATTATGTAAGAGATAAAGGTGTTCATATCACCCTCGTAACAAACCGTCATTTTTTGGCTGCGCGAAAAGTTGCCAAGGCTTTAAAGCTTTCAGGAGAGATTGTCACACACGGGGGAGCTTTCATTGCAAAAGACACCGATTTTCCCATTGTGAACAGACGCTTGACAGGGGATACGGTCTTTTCTATTGTGCAAATCCTTGAAGCCTTTAAGTGTAGCATTCGCTTGCTTCATGAAAAGTACGCGCTTGGCAATAGTCATCCAGCAAAGCCACAACTCGTTTCTAAAACGGTGTTTGGCCTCGGAGACCCAGTCATGTACCCGATTCAATACGTTGAATCTCTGGGAGACTATGTGCGCGATCAGCCGCTCGATGTACCCAAAATTGATTGCCATTTTTTGAAGACCACGTGATGGAAAAAGCAATTGAATACATCCAAACGGCGTTTGAAGATTTAACAATCGTCAAAGAAGGCTCGCGGCACATTTCAATTCTTCCGTCTGGTGTTCATAAAGCATACGGGCTGCAACAGTTGGCACGAGTGCTTGAGGTTTCACAGGATGAAGTCGTCGCCATTGGAGACGACCTGTCTGATATGCCGATGATTCGGTGGGCTGGCCTCGGTGTTTCGATGGGGCACGCACCATTTGAAGTGAAACAGGCTGCTGACTGGATTACTCGCTCACAAGAAGAGAATGGTGTCGCGTATATGGTCAAAGAACTTTTTCGCAAACAGCTTGACACAGGCTTTGTCCACTCGGTGACGATTAAAAAATAGATTGCCTTCCTCTAAATGGGGAAGGCAATTGCTTTTCGTTCAATGGTTTTGTACACTGAAATACAGCAATCATTCATGAAAGGGGGCGAATAAGGTGCGTACAATTTATATCACTGGAGTTCCAGAACGTGTTCATCCTTCGTTACGCCGTATTGCAGATTTGTTCTTTGAAACGACAGATATTGTCACGACGAAAGAAGAAGCTGATCTTCACCTTGATGTTGTGGAGGATGATCGACTTACTGTATGTGTGGCGACATCTGACAATCGTTGGGAACGCTGGATTCATTTAGAAAATAGTGATGATCCTCAAGAATGGAAGCGAAAGGTCAACGACGTGTTTTTACAGATTCTTGAGGAAATGACAGGGATGAAGCAGCCGTGGGGGATTTTGACCGGCATTCGTCCGACGAAGCTATTCCATACGGGTTTACGCCAAGGGCAATCACCGGATGAGATAGAAACAAATCTTCAGAAGCAATACAGGATTCATTCGGAAAAGACAGCTTTAATGAACCAGATCACCGAACGTCAGCTCGCGGCATTACCTGATTTATATGAGCTGCGCAAAGAGGTTAGTATTTACATAGGAATCCCTTATTGTCCTACAAAATGTGCTTATTGTACATTTCCAGCGTATGCCATACGCCGAAAAAGTGGACAGGTAAACGGTTTTCTTCTCGCGCTTGAAGAGGAAATGGAAACGATCGGCGCTTGGCTTGTCCAAAATAATATTAAAGTGACAACCATTTATTTCGGGGGAGGCACACCGACGAGCATCACTGCTGAGGAGATGGACAGGCTGTATGCTCATATGTATAAAACCATTCCGGGCGTTTCATCAGTCCGTGAGCTCACGGTAGAAGCGGGCAGACCTGATACGATTACACCCGAAAAAATTGATGTATTAAAAAAATGGAACATTGATCGAATTAGTATTAATCCACAATCGTATACCCAAGAAACATTAAAGGCCATTGGGCGCCATCATACCGTGGAGGAAACCATTGAAAAATATTGGCTTGCGAAAAGCATGGGGCTAGATAATATAAATATGGACTTAATCCTCGGTTTGCCAGGTGAAACGACGAAAGAGCTTAAACACTCGTTAGATGAGACGGAAAAGCTCATGCCTGCTTCACTCACTGTTCATACATTGTCCTTTAAACGTGCCTCAAAGATGACAAAGCAGCGGGATAAATATCAAGTGGCCACTAGAGACGAAATTGGACGGATGATGCAAATGGCACAGGAGTGGATGGCAGAGCGTTCGTATTTGCCGTATTATGTTTACAGACAAAAAAATATCCTTGGCAACTTAGAAAACACAGGCTACTCTAAAAAAGGCGCTGAGAGTCTTTATAATATCATGATTATGGAGGAGAGACAGACGATTATCGGTATTGGTTGTGGAGCAGCGAGTAAGTTTGTTCACCCACAAACTGGAAAAATTGAACGCTTTGCCAATCCGAAAGATCCTGCCTCTTATTTAATGACACATAAAGAAGCCATTGCAAAAAAAATACATTTGCTCAATCAGACATTTTCCATAGATCCACATACGAATGAGCAGCATGAGATGGGGGAGCAGAATGAATCACATTCGTCAAGAAAAGTGGCAGGAGTATCAGCAAAAGAATGAACATCGTGCGCGGTTACTGATCAGCTGTCCTGATCAACCCGGCATTGTCGCGGCGGTTACGGCATTGTTAGCAACACATCAAGCGAATATTATTGAGTCAAGTCAGTATACGACTGACCCTGTAGGCGGGCGTTTCTTTCTAAGAATTGAATTTGAGGCTAAAGAGCTTGACCAGTTTACGGCGTCCTTTGAGCCTGAAATGAAGAAAACCGCTGCATCGTTTCAGATGGAATGGCGTCTTGCATTGGCAACAAAACGAAAAAAAATGGTCATCTTCGCATCGTTAGGGGAACATTGCTTGCTTGAACTGCTATGGCGTTGGCAAGCTGGAGAGCTCATGGTCGATATCCCAATGGTCATTAGTAACCATGAGGTCTTGCGCGAGCTTGTCGAGCCACTCGGTATTCCATTCCATTATATCCCTGTTACAAAAGAATCGAAAAAAGAAGCTGAAGCGGAACAGCTTCGCTTGCTCGATAACGATGTTGACCTCGTCGTCCTGGCTAGGTATATGCAAATTCTGTCTCCAGATTTTATTCAAGCCTTGCCTGAACGAATTATTAATATTCATCACTCTTTTTTGCCAGCATTTGTCGGAGCACGCCCGTATGAAAGAGCATACGAACGTGGAGTAAAACTGATCGGGGCTACATCGCATTACGTCACAAATGATCTTGACGAAGGGCCGATTATTGAACAGGATGTTGCGAGGGTCAATCATAAAGACTCACTGGCAGATATGAAAAGAATTGGCCGAACCATTGAACGTAACGTTCTCGCCAGAGCAGTCGCTTGGCATGTAGAGGATCGCGTCATTGTTTACAATAATAAAACGGTTGTTTTTTAACAGCATGATGTACAGAAGCCGAGTCCTTTAAGGACCCGGCTTTTCCTGCGAAAGACGTTCAAACAAGGGAGATAAAAATGGCAAATCGGGACATTTGTCTAGCGCATTATATGTGCCTCTGCATATGCTAGCTAAGGAAAAGAGGAGGTGGCTTACATGAGTGCTTGTGGATATGGGTATGGCTCTAGCTTCATTTTGATTGTCGTATTGTTCATTTTACTCGTTATTGTTGGAGCAGGTGCTTCAGGCATTTGCTAATTGTTGTTAAATAGCATGCGATAGAGAATGGCTTCATGCGGGGCCATCTCCAAGGATTTTTGAAAGGAGGACGTTTTAATATGGGTTACTATGGTAGAGGTTGCGGCTGTGGTTACGGTTATGGTGGACCTACCGCTGGCTATGGTGGATACGGCTGTGGTGGCGGCTATGGTAAAGGATTTGCGTTAATTGTCGTATTATTTATTCTCTTGATCATTGTAGGAGCAGCGTGGCTCTAAGATAATGTGGGAGGGCTTTTTTAAAAGTCCTCCTCTTAGAATTGTAGACAACATTTAACATGTGTTTTTGTAATAATTTTTCTCATCTGAAGTGTAAAGCGAACGAAAGTCTTGAATGGAAGAACGGAAGCTCATCCACAGAGAAGAGGGATGAGAAGAAACAATTGTACAAGCGTCTCTGAAAGGAGCTTTCCGAAGGCTATCTTTTAAATAAGAGATGATTTGGGTATACATGAAGATAAGGTGCACTTGACGAATGAAATTGAAGCTATAGGTTCTCGATTGCGAGTGCGTTAAATAACGTTCCGTGATAAAATGAACATTAGTGTTTCATACCTTGAGGACAAAGTACATGCTATCTATAAGGCACATGAAAGCCGATTAGAAATGTGTGAAGTAATTGATGGACGGGTAACTTGAAAGAAAAAGCCAGGCGAGTGGTGTAATGGCGGAATGATGAGGGGGGCAGAAGTGCTCTGTCCGGAAGGCAGGTGGCCCCGTCCGCTGTAGAAAGGAATGAGTGCATGACTGCCGAAAAAGATTGGTACCTATATGAGCAAACAAAAGAACAATTTATTCATATCATCGCTAAAAATATGAATTTATATGGAATTACCCCGTCTGTCGGTCGTCTGTATGGCGCTTTATATTTTTCAGACGAACCTATGACTTTGGATGACATGAGGGACGCACTCGGCATGAGCAAGACGAGCATGAGTACAGGCGTTAGACAGCTAATGGATTTAAAGATGGTTGAGCCTGTATTTAAGCGCGGGGTACGAAAAGATTTGTATACGTCTGAAGAAGACTGGTATAAATCTTTTACAGCTTTATTTTCCGCACGCTGGAGAAAAAGCATTGAAAAAAACTTAGAAGAGCTGAATGAAGCAGAGCAAGTGCTCAAGGAGCTTCAAGCAAAGACAGAGGACACCGTGCTCGCTAGTCATATTGAAGAAGACTTAAAGCGATTAAATTACGGTGCGAGCTATTATCGCTGGCTTCTACGGTTGATTGTCACAATGGAGAGTGGAGAAATTTTTGAATTTGTGCCGAAAGAGCCGCCAAGCTAAACGGAGTAAAGTCTGGGGGAAATGGTCATGAAGAAAGGCGTAACATTTTGTGAAGTTGGGGAGCAATTTTCGGATTTCTTATTAATTAAGTCTTCTACGCGAGGCGTAGCGAGCAATGGAAAGCCATTTTTAACGCTCATGCTTCAAGATAAAAGCGGCGAGATTGAGGCCAAGCTTTGGGATACAGGGGCGGAAGAAGAAAAAACATATCATGCGGAGAACATTGTAAAAGTTCTTGGCGAGGTGACGAATTATAGAGGTCGCCAACAATTAAAAATTAAAAAAATTCGTCCTGCAACACCCCAAGATGGTGTTTCCGTGACGGACTTTTTAGAAACTGCCCCTCAATCAAAGGATGAGCTTTTGGATGAGATCACATCATATATTTTTGATATGAAAAACCCGCATTTACAACGAATTACGAGACATCTTGTGAAAAAGCATCAACAGGCATTTCTTGAATATCCAGCAGCGACAAAAAACCATCATGAATTCGTATCTGGGCTTGCCTATCATGTTGTACATATGCTCAGACTAGCTAAAGCGATTTCGGGCATTTATCCGAGTCTGAACACTGATCTTTTGTATTCAGGTGTCATTTTGCACGATCTTGGAAAAACAACAGAGCTTTCAGGTCCTGTCAGTACGACTTATACCGTTGAAGGAAACCTGCTAGGGCATATTTCTCTAATGGCTAATGAGATTGCACAAACAGCGCTTGAATTAGACATTCAAGCCGAAGAGGTTACACTCCTGCAGCATCTCGTGCTTTCTCACCATAGTAAGGGAGAGTGGGGAAGTCCTAAGCCACCGATGCTTCGAGAAGCGGAAATTCTTCATTACATTGATAATATCGACGCTCGAATGAATATTATGGACCGGGCATTGGAACGGACGAAGCCTGGAGAATTTACGGAACGTTTGTTTCCTATGGAAAATCGTAAATTTTATAAACCATCTACAGAGAATGAATCATAATTAAAACGCCCTTCTCATAGAGTAAGACAAGTCATAAAAGGAGGGCGATGTAACGGATGGAATCCTTCATTTTATACGGTTTGTTAGCAGGGATTTTGTTTTGTGCGACAATGATTTTACGAACAGGTCGACAAGAAGATAAACAAAATGAAGCGTACATTGAACAAGAAGGACAAAAATATATTGAGCGGCTTGAAGAAGAAAAAAGACGAAGAAGCGAGCATGTGGAGTCGGTGTTGCCATTGAACAAAACCGACGCACACGAAAAAAGCTGATCCTGAAAAAGCGGATCAGCTTTTTATACGTGATATGACCAGTAGCCAGTTTTTAAGATAAAGAAGATAGCTGCAACGCTACCTTCTTTAAGTACTGGACTATTATACGACTACATACCAGGTGGCATCATCATTTGGTTTTGTTCAAAGAGTCCTTCAAAAAAGGCATCATTGTATTTAATATCTTCTTTCGCTGAGTTAATTAATTCCTGCACCTTCATCGGATCAGCTTTACTTAATTTTAATTGCATCGTAATATCTTCTTTCATGTCTTCGAAAGCTTCAACCTCTTCTTCAGAGTCTTTCTTCTCGGTAACTTTAATAATATGGAAACCGTGTTCTGTTTCAACAGGCGCACTAATCTCATCAACCTCTAGTGAATAAGCTTTATCTTCAAACGGCTTTACCATTTGTCCAGGACCGAAGAAGCCTAGATCGCCGCCTTGCTGAGCAGAGCCATCTGTTGAATACTCCTTAGCAAGCTCTTCAAATGATCCACCGTTGTCCAATTTTTCTTTAACTTCATTCGCTGTTTCTTCATCTTCAACTAGAATATGACTTGCCTTCACCTGTGTTCCCATACGATCGTAAAACGTTTGAACATCCTCTTCAGCCACTTCAACACCGTCGGTTAGTGCTTTTTGTTGAAGCTTAAAGCTATAAATTTCATCACGCAAATCTTCTTCAGATTGTCCGGATTGTTCTAATGCTTGCTCATACGTTTCCTCGTCTTCAAAGCCTTCTTTCAGACGAGCAAACTCCGCATCTACTTCTTCGTCAGTGACGTCGTATTTATTATCTAAAATCTTCTCGGTCACAAGCTGCTGCATCACTTGTTTCCCAGCCTGTTCCTTCATCGCTTCGTACAGTTCATTCTGAGTCACTTGTGCGCCGTCGATCTCGACAAGGACTTGTGAATCGTCTCCTCCATTCGGAGCAGTTGCCTCAGAATCATCACCGTTATTGCAGGCGGCGAGAGCAAGGAGGCTTGTCGAAAGTGCGACCGAAGCAAATACTTTTTTCATCTACGTACACTCCTAAACATGGAATAATATCTTTTCCCTTCCCTAACGAGTATTAAACCATTTTTTCTACTGTACTTCAAGCGAGCAATTGGAAAAAAAGCACCTTTCATAGAGAAAGGCGTGTGAGAACATATCTTTATGCTAGTAAAACCTCAACATAAGAAGAAACCAACAATATAGTAATAAGAACATTAATGGTACGGAACACTTTTTGTTGGCGCTCATCAGGGATTTCCCTTTGCGTGACAAGGGAGTTCGTGAGTGTATTAATCCAGAACAGAATGAGCAGGGCAAAAAGTGTGAACATAAAAAACAGCCATAACATGAAAAGACTCCCTCCAATCGAAGCATACGTTTACCATAGCAAAAAAACAAAAAAAGATACAGTCTTGTCTATCGGTCGAAGTGTATTTTCAACAAGATATAAGGTTAAAGCGCAACCTTACATTGGGCTTTGTTTTTGAATTAATACTTCATAATTTTCATTGTGTTTTTCAATGACACTATGTTTCGGTGCACGCGACATTGCGATCAGATAGGCATAGTCCGTTGTGCTTAACCCAATATTTAAAGCGGCCGCCATGCTAATAAAGTGGGCATATTGCGGGAAAAGCAAAATCAAGCTAAACAATATCGGTGTTCCAATAAAGGTTGGTGCCCATAAGGAAGAGACCATTAAGGGTTTAGTGATTTGTCGCGGATACTTCATTTGAACTACCGGAAAGCGATGAACCCATTGAATACAGACGCCGGCTTTTTGTTTAGCAAAGCGAAACGGCAAATAGTGGAGCACGACATGCAACGGTTGTGTCAAAAGAAGTGCGGCGAATAGAACGAGCGCATCATCCTGCGGTGGAACGTTGATCAGCAAATCAATGGGGAGATACAGCAAAATAAAAGCAAAAATAGTCGTTACACTAGCTAATAACCGCAATCGCTTGCTGCCAAACTCATGTTCAAGGTTAATACTTTTCCAGCAATTCATCATGTTCACCACCCATAAAAAGAAGTCTCATTTAGATAGAACCCTTGATAATGTAGCGTGTTTAACTGGTTTTTACAACCCTTTTTTTAAAACAATATGAATCTGATATTAAATGTTTACAATCGTGTTAAATAACCTGAAAAAACTCGACATGTTGTTTGGGAATGAACCGCATCCTTTCACTAGTGAACGAACATTTTACACCCTAATCATTTGCAATTCGGAGAGGGGCATAAAAAAATGCAGACAAAGTCGTTTTAGACTTTATCTGCACTCCGTTTACGGTTAAACACCTGCCTGTTTCACACCCTTGACTTTAAGTGACTGTGGCCGGCGTTGAACGGTTTAAATGATGAGTTTGCAAAGATGCTTCAAATATACGCATAAAATCATCACCATAAATTTCTCGGACGATGCTGACAATTTCAATCAGCTCGGGATGTTTACCATATACGTTGCGAAGAGGTTCGGCACCAGTGTAAATCGCAAACTCATTCGGGTTAAAAGCATGCATCGTTTCTTCAAAGAGTGAAGCACCTTGCTCGGTTAATTGAATGTACGTATTTCGCTTATCATTTTCTTTTTTTGAGAATGATAAATACCCTCGATTTTCTAGTTTTTTAGAAAAATTAAATGCGGTGGACACATGCATCACGCCAAAGTTGGCAATTTCAGATATCGAAGCACCGTCCAAATGATAGGTAACCCAAAGAATATGGTGTTCATTTATATTGAGCTGAAAAGGCTTTAGCCAAGCTTGCCAATCTTTTTCAACCGACTTCCATAAGGCTTTGCTTAATTGCGCTACCCGATGGCTGAACAATAGCGCTTCTGTAACGTTGGTTTTTTCTATTTCTTTCATTAGTCCGCCTCGAGCCCCCCTCATCTTTATATACTATTATGCCACAAAAATAAAAAAGTTAAAGAGGAGATGAATAAAAATTCATTATTTTTCATCTCATCATCGCGTTAAGGCGTGGGAACAGAAACGTATTGTGTAAATATAGGGTGCGGGAACCGATATTTGCTAATGAAAGTTAAAGCATCACATCATTTGCATGTTAATTAATATTCATGAATAATCAATTCGGCGATATCGATTGTATTATTTTGATGAGATTGCTTAGCAGGTAGGCTAAATGTGGAGAGAGTAAGTATGTGATTTGCTATGACTTCGTCATCCCGTGATCTAAATCCTCGATAAGCTTACGAGTCACTTTTAAAAAATGTGCCAATGTCTTAACTTGACAATCTAAATCAGAGTAATGACCATGCTTTTGAATTTGTATGAGGCTTTCCTGCTGTTTTTTTATATGCGACAATAATGGGTCTGTCATCCCATGTTTAAACTGTTTGTATAAGTCCTGTTCGGGAATGAAGTGGTCTTTTCTCGACCCTTTCACCCAGACTTTTTGGACCATATTCATATGGGCGAGCGTTCTTAAATTTTTATTGACGGTCGTTTTACTCATTCCGAGAGAAAAACTAAGGTCATCAGTCGATTTTGGTTCTTGATCTATATATAGACGACTAAGTACCCTTGCTTCAGAAGTAGTAAGTCCATAAATTTGAATCCATTGTGTGTATACTTGAAACAATTCTGAGGCAGTTTTCTTTTCCATGATAAGCCTCCTATATTATTCGTCTATTGATAAAAAATAAATGATAAGGATTTAGAACATATTGATTTTGCTGAAATTAGTAAATGGTGTGACGTATGTCCCTTATTA is part of the Litoribacterium kuwaitense genome and harbors:
- a CDS encoding coproporphyrinogen III oxidase is translated as MRTIYITGVPERVHPSLRRIADLFFETTDIVTTKEEADLHLDVVEDDRLTVCVATSDNRWERWIHLENSDDPQEWKRKVNDVFLQILEEMTGMKQPWGILTGIRPTKLFHTGLRQGQSPDEIETNLQKQYRIHSEKTALMNQITERQLAALPDLYELRKEVSIYIGIPYCPTKCAYCTFPAYAIRRKSGQVNGFLLALEEEMETIGAWLVQNNIKVTTIYFGGGTPTSITAEEMDRLYAHMYKTIPGVSSVRELTVEAGRPDTITPEKIDVLKKWNIDRISINPQSYTQETLKAIGRHHTVEETIEKYWLAKSMGLDNINMDLILGLPGETTKELKHSLDETEKLMPASLTVHTLSFKRASKMTKQRDKYQVATRDEIGRMMQMAQEWMAERSYLPYYVYRQKNILGNLENTGYSKKGAESLYNIMIMEERQTIIGIGCGAASKFVHPQTGKIERFANPKDPASYLMTHKEAIAKKIHLLNQTFSIDPHTNEQHEMGEQNESHSSRKVAGVSAKE
- a CDS encoding GbsR/MarR family transcriptional regulator → MEKKTASELFQVYTQWIQIYGLTTSEARVLSRLYIDQEPKSTDDLSFSLGMSKTTVNKNLRTLAHMNMVQKVWVKGSRKDHFIPEQDLYKQFKHGMTDPLLSHIKKQQESLIQIQKHGHYSDLDCQVKTLAHFLKVTRKLIEDLDHGMTKS
- a CDS encoding YlbF family regulator, translated to MMANMYDEAYNLEKAIRGSEEFQKLSELYEQLQADEMAKKLFDNFRQVQMDLQQKQMQGEEITQEDIEQAQKQAQLVQQHDLISKVMEVEQRLSQSLTDINKIIMKPLEELYGTMES
- a CDS encoding DUF445 domain-containing protein, which codes for MESKKAFLIGEEVVYGDCFVIFTMMIIGALVGGVTNFLAIKMLFRPYYPVYLGSWKIPFTPGLIPKRREEMARSFGRMVATHLITPQQFTELLNQHELRAKIEEKGASFISAVCQSERSPEEIAKQWGEVSLVSSVPPFMEQHLETRMTEWWELIQNKTLEDALPAEVVRHVDEEIPKVADLLLHEGVRWLEGDEGRREIGKAVDDFFASRNQWLGMMQMFIGQDRIEDKIQHELVRFLRREQSRPMVEKILHKKWREIKTQQICELVRWLPASKMPQVADIARFAVKRLAIEKTLQTPLYKLIDAEMEAKLQQLWVQACPRFINQAGVYVERIFNTLRLDEIVEKQVASFPVERLEELVLSISKREFSMITYLGAFLGGLIGLLQAGIVLLFPF
- a CDS encoding YjcZ family sporulation protein gives rise to the protein MSACGYGYGSSFILIVVLFILLVIVGAGASGIC
- a CDS encoding HTH-type transcriptional regulator Hpr: MKEIEKTNVTEALLFSHRVAQLSKALWKSVEKDWQAWLKPFQLNINEHHILWVTYHLDGASISEIANFGVMHVSTAFNFSKKLENRGYLSFSKKENDKRNTYIQLTEQGASLFEETMHAFNPNEFAIYTGAEPLRNVYGKHPELIEIVSIVREIYGDDFMRIFEASLQTHHLNRSTPATVT
- the purU gene encoding formyltetrahydrofolate deformylase — protein: MNHIRQEKWQEYQQKNEHRARLLISCPDQPGIVAAVTALLATHQANIIESSQYTTDPVGGRFFLRIEFEAKELDQFTASFEPEMKKTAASFQMEWRLALATKRKKMVIFASLGEHCLLELLWRWQAGELMVDIPMVISNHEVLRELVEPLGIPFHYIPVTKESKKEAEAEQLRLLDNDVDLVVLARYMQILSPDFIQALPERIINIHHSFLPAFVGARPYERAYERGVKLIGATSHYVTNDLDEGPIIEQDVARVNHKDSLADMKRIGRTIERNVLARAVAWHVEDRVIVYNNKTVVF
- a CDS encoding sporulation YhaL family protein — encoded protein: MESFILYGLLAGILFCATMILRTGRQEDKQNEAYIEQEGQKYIERLEEEKRRRSEHVESVLPLNKTDAHEKS
- a CDS encoding GbsR/MarR family transcriptional regulator, translated to MTAEKDWYLYEQTKEQFIHIIAKNMNLYGITPSVGRLYGALYFSDEPMTLDDMRDALGMSKTSMSTGVRQLMDLKMVEPVFKRGVRKDLYTSEEDWYKSFTALFSARWRKSIEKNLEELNEAEQVLKELQAKTEDTVLASHIEEDLKRLNYGASYYRWLLRLIVTMESGEIFEFVPKEPPS
- the yhaM gene encoding 3'-5' exoribonuclease YhaM; protein product: MKKGVTFCEVGEQFSDFLLIKSSTRGVASNGKPFLTLMLQDKSGEIEAKLWDTGAEEEKTYHAENIVKVLGEVTNYRGRQQLKIKKIRPATPQDGVSVTDFLETAPQSKDELLDEITSYIFDMKNPHLQRITRHLVKKHQQAFLEYPAATKNHHEFVSGLAYHVVHMLRLAKAISGIYPSLNTDLLYSGVILHDLGKTTELSGPVSTTYTVEGNLLGHISLMANEIAQTALELDIQAEEVTLLQHLVLSHHSKGEWGSPKPPMLREAEILHYIDNIDARMNIMDRALERTKPGEFTERLFPMENRKFYKPSTENES
- a CDS encoding DUF3267 domain-containing protein, encoding MNCWKSINLEHEFGSKRLRLLASVTTIFAFILLYLPIDLLINVPPQDDALVLFAALLLTQPLHVVLHYLPFRFAKQKAGVCIQWVHRFPVVQMKYPRQITKPLMVSSLWAPTFIGTPILFSLILLFPQYAHFISMAAALNIGLSTTDYAYLIAMSRAPKHSVIEKHNENYEVLIQKQSPM
- a CDS encoding peptidylprolyl isomerase encodes the protein MKKVFASVALSTSLLALAACNNGDDSEATAPNGGDDSQVLVEIDGAQVTQNELYEAMKEQAGKQVMQQLVTEKILDNKYDVTDEEVDAEFARLKEGFEDEETYEQALEQSGQSEEDLRDEIYSFKLQQKALTDGVEVAEEDVQTFYDRMGTQVKASHILVEDEETANEVKEKLDNGGSFEELAKEYSTDGSAQQGGDLGFFGPGQMVKPFEDKAYSLEVDEISAPVETEHGFHIIKVTEKKDSEEEVEAFEDMKEDITMQLKLSKADPMKVQELINSAKEDIKYNDAFFEGLFEQNQMMMPPGM